From the genome of Longimicrobiales bacterium, one region includes:
- a CDS encoding peptidyl-alpha-hydroxyglycine alpha-amidating lyase family protein, whose amino-acid sequence MFAPRHGMTGLALAALLLCQFPAEGTAQMVSPNPYATVAGVWAELPDGRTWGSTSAIYPAPDGMSIWVADRCGANSCADSNVDPILRYDLDGNLMTSFGGGMIYWPHGLHVDREGNVWIADAVGYGPEPAGRGHEIIKFSPEGEVLMRLGEKGNPGNSRTQFLRPSDMLVAPDGSIFVVDGHHANGNNRVVKFDEEGNFLMEWGETGTGNGQFQDPHALAMDSQGRLFVGDRANSRLQIFTQGGEHLETWHQFGRPSGLFIDENDVLYSADSESNTGRNAGWRRGIYIGSARTGFVTAFIPDPESDPDNSGTSAAEGVAVDAFGNVYGAEVGPRMLRKYVRRESGVHR is encoded by the coding sequence ATGTTCGCTCCGCGCCACGGTATGACTGGACTTGCACTTGCCGCCCTGTTGCTCTGCCAATTTCCGGCCGAAGGGACCGCCCAGATGGTCTCGCCGAACCCATATGCTACCGTGGCCGGGGTTTGGGCTGAGCTTCCAGATGGTCGAACCTGGGGCTCGACGAGTGCGATCTATCCGGCGCCCGACGGGATGTCGATCTGGGTCGCTGATCGTTGTGGGGCTAACTCATGTGCCGATTCGAACGTCGATCCGATTCTGCGTTACGACCTCGACGGCAACCTGATGACGAGCTTTGGCGGTGGCATGATCTACTGGCCGCATGGACTACATGTGGACCGCGAGGGCAACGTTTGGATTGCGGATGCTGTGGGATACGGTCCTGAGCCCGCGGGCCGAGGGCATGAGATCATAAAATTCAGTCCCGAGGGTGAAGTGCTCATGCGCCTCGGAGAGAAAGGCAATCCGGGGAACAGCCGCACGCAGTTTCTCCGACCGTCGGACATGCTCGTCGCTCCGGATGGGAGCATCTTCGTGGTCGATGGGCACCACGCGAACGGAAACAACCGAGTCGTGAAGTTCGATGAGGAGGGCAACTTCCTCATGGAGTGGGGAGAGACAGGCACGGGCAATGGGCAGTTCCAGGACCCACATGCGCTTGCCATGGATTCGCAAGGTCGGCTGTTCGTCGGCGATCGGGCCAACAGCCGGCTGCAGATCTTCACTCAGGGTGGGGAGCACCTCGAGACGTGGCACCAGTTCGGTCGCCCAAGCGGTCTATTCATCGACGAGAACGACGTGCTTTACTCAGCCGACTCGGAGTCGAATACGGGCCGAAACGCCGGGTGGCGCCGTGGGATCTACATCGGGTCTGCGCGCACAGGCTTCGTGACTGCGTTCATTCCCGATCCTGAGTCGGATCCCGACAACTCCGGTACTAGCGCAGCCGAGGGAGTGGCCGTGGATGCCTTCGGGAACGTGTATGGAGCAGAGGTTGGCCCACGGATGCTTCGGAAGTATGTACGACGGGAGAGCGGCGTGCACCGGTAA
- a CDS encoding HupE/UreJ family protein produces the protein MSVIPPNRRVAAVLVALVLLLPTWSGEAHEIPSDVTIQAFVRPEAGVLRMLLRAPLASLRDYEFPVEGPGYLSIVESGEMVREAVDLWITDYVSMLENGEDLGRPTATEVRVSSPGDRAFATYDRALANLRSGVLPAGIELPPQQAMVDVLLEWPIESEQSDFSIESGLGHLGLRTITVLRFQPAGGAERAFQFSGLPGLVRLDPRWHQAAWRFIVLGFQHILDGIDHLLFLLCLVIPIRRFRALVPIVTAFTVAHSITLIAAALGMAPNALWFPPLIETLIALSIVFMAFENIVGSTLRNRWMVAFAFGLVHGFGFSFALSESLQFAGAHLVTSLLSFNLGVEFGQLFVLALVIPVLELLFRRWLPPVMGVVALSALLAHTGWHWMLERGGALLQYDFSAPVLNVSFGVMLMRWMALLLVIAGVLWLLKAGFGRLEGAGQGGDSAGADDESIQAGAEA, from the coding sequence ATGTCTGTGATTCCTCCGAACCGCCGCGTCGCCGCGGTCCTTGTTGCACTCGTGCTGTTACTCCCTACCTGGTCGGGAGAGGCTCACGAGATTCCGTCGGATGTGACGATCCAAGCCTTCGTCAGGCCGGAGGCCGGCGTTCTGCGGATGTTGCTGCGGGCACCTCTCGCATCTCTCCGAGACTATGAGTTTCCGGTAGAGGGGCCGGGTTACCTCTCGATTGTGGAATCTGGCGAGATGGTCCGAGAGGCAGTCGACCTGTGGATCACGGATTACGTCTCGATGCTCGAGAACGGCGAAGACCTGGGTCGCCCCACTGCGACAGAAGTCCGGGTATCCAGCCCTGGTGACAGGGCGTTTGCTACCTATGACCGGGCGCTTGCCAACCTACGATCGGGCGTGCTGCCTGCGGGCATTGAGTTGCCGCCTCAACAGGCCATGGTGGACGTTCTCCTCGAGTGGCCTATCGAATCTGAGCAGTCTGATTTTTCAATCGAGTCAGGTCTGGGGCATCTCGGACTTCGGACCATAACGGTGCTCCGGTTCCAGCCCGCTGGGGGAGCCGAGCGGGCGTTCCAGTTCTCCGGCCTCCCCGGTCTCGTGCGGCTCGATCCACGATGGCACCAGGCGGCGTGGCGGTTCATCGTCCTCGGATTCCAGCACATCTTGGACGGAATCGACCACCTCCTGTTTCTGCTTTGTCTGGTCATTCCGATTCGCCGCTTCCGGGCCCTCGTCCCGATTGTAACGGCCTTTACTGTGGCGCACTCGATCACCTTGATCGCGGCGGCCCTGGGCATGGCGCCTAACGCGCTGTGGTTTCCTCCGCTGATCGAGACTCTCATTGCGCTCTCGATCGTGTTCATGGCATTCGAGAACATTGTCGGTTCGACGCTTCGCAATCGGTGGATGGTGGCCTTCGCCTTCGGGTTGGTCCATGGATTTGGCTTCTCTTTTGCGCTGTCGGAGTCTCTTCAGTTCGCGGGTGCCCACCTGGTCACCTCACTGCTGTCTTTCAACCTCGGTGTCGAGTTCGGTCAACTCTTCGTGCTCGCGCTCGTTATCCCGGTGCTCGAACTCCTGTTCAGGCGTTGGCTGCCCCCGGTCATGGGCGTCGTGGCGCTGTCGGCACTTCTCGCCCATACAGGTTGGCACTGGATGCTGGAAAGGGGTGGGGCGCTGCTTCAATACGACTTCTCTGCTCCGGTGCTGAACGTCTCCTTCGGCGTCATGCTCATGAGGTGGATGGCCTTACTTCTCGTGATCGCCGGCGTGCTCTGGTTGCTCAAGGCGGGTTTCGGGAGACTGGAGGGTGCGGGACAGGGCGGGGACTCGGCGGGGGCCGACGACGAGTCGATTCAGGCTGGCGCGGAGGCCTAG
- a CDS encoding DUF2911 domain-containing protein, which translates to MRRFSTLPVLLIAVAACGGEEAMNQAASSEMDVASGDPLECYLARGTMAEATERPSPLRETDFSVGGHDGLLCYGAPSARGRGIMGELVVYGQPERIGADEPTTIHLSGPASVGGVDLEAGSYSIYAIPAEDEWQFFINSNWERWGVPIDESVRASEVGVFSAQPEHIDEFVETLTYSFVPMAENTMGDVVLQWENTQVKFHVHPGA; encoded by the coding sequence ATGCGCCGTTTTTCCACCCTCCCCGTGCTGTTGATCGCCGTCGCCGCGTGCGGCGGCGAGGAAGCCATGAACCAAGCTGCGTCCAGTGAGATGGATGTGGCCTCCGGGGACCCGCTTGAGTGCTATCTGGCCCGAGGCACCATGGCTGAGGCAACGGAACGCCCGAGTCCACTTCGCGAGACCGACTTCTCAGTCGGCGGCCACGATGGCCTGCTCTGCTACGGAGCTCCTTCCGCTCGCGGTCGTGGCATCATGGGCGAACTGGTCGTCTACGGTCAGCCTGAGCGTATCGGCGCCGACGAGCCCACCACGATCCACCTCTCCGGCCCTGCGTCGGTTGGTGGCGTGGATCTCGAGGCGGGCAGCTACTCGATTTACGCCATCCCGGCAGAAGACGAATGGCAGTTCTTTATCAACTCGAACTGGGAGCGGTGGGGCGTTCCGATCGACGAGAGTGTCCGTGCTTCCGAAGTGGGTGTCTTCAGCGCACAGCCTGAGCACATCGACGAGTTCGTCGAGACTCTGACGTACAGCTTCGTGCCGATGGCCGAGAACACGATGGGTGACGTAGTGCTGCAGTGGGAGAACACGCAGGTGAAGTTCCACGTGCACCCCGGTGCCTGA
- a CDS encoding mechanosensitive ion channel family protein, whose protein sequence is MTKFLQDPWVQRSVFVLGGLLLGYIVERLVMARLHVLAKNTRFKWDDLVVDSLKRLPTVWLAAAGIYLASTVGDVPPGMAAFMSSGLMVVLIGSVAVGGMRLTGGVVEMLSKGAQGPIGSPTLVVSLARGAVGVLGIFIILQNLGIDITPLITALGIGGLAVALALQDTLGNLFAGVQIILSRQVRTRDFVQLSSGERGWVTDVKGRNTTIQTFPDGNLVVVPNSLLASSIVKNFSFPRTSLWVSIEVGVSYDSDLDQVERVTMEVAKEVLEEIDGGISTEDPVVVFHTFADSSINLETRMMVREIRSQAPIRHEFIKRLHKRYNTEGIEIPYPIRTVVMQRED, encoded by the coding sequence ATGACAAAATTCCTCCAGGATCCCTGGGTGCAGCGCAGCGTCTTCGTTCTGGGCGGACTCCTGCTCGGCTATATCGTCGAACGCCTCGTGATGGCCCGTCTGCACGTGCTCGCGAAGAACACGCGCTTTAAATGGGACGACCTTGTCGTCGACTCGCTGAAGCGGCTTCCCACTGTCTGGCTGGCGGCTGCCGGGATTTATCTCGCGAGCACGGTTGGCGACGTTCCACCGGGCATGGCGGCGTTCATGAGCAGCGGTCTCATGGTGGTGCTGATCGGCTCGGTCGCTGTTGGTGGAATGCGTTTGACGGGCGGCGTCGTTGAGATGTTGTCGAAGGGAGCCCAGGGTCCCATCGGGTCACCGACGCTTGTCGTGAGCCTGGCCCGTGGTGCTGTAGGTGTACTCGGAATCTTCATCATCCTGCAGAACCTCGGGATCGACATCACCCCGCTGATCACCGCCCTCGGAATCGGTGGACTGGCCGTCGCTCTCGCGCTGCAGGATACCCTCGGGAATCTGTTCGCGGGCGTGCAGATCATTCTGTCACGACAGGTGCGGACGCGGGACTTTGTCCAGCTCAGCTCAGGGGAGCGGGGTTGGGTCACCGACGTGAAGGGTCGGAACACCACGATCCAGACGTTTCCGGACGGGAATCTGGTCGTGGTGCCGAACTCGCTCCTCGCGTCGTCGATCGTAAAGAACTTCAGCTTTCCGAGAACCTCCCTCTGGGTCAGCATCGAGGTGGGCGTGAGCTACGACAGCGATCTTGATCAGGTGGAGCGGGTCACGATGGAGGTCGCCAAAGAAGTGCTGGAGGAGATCGATGGCGGCATCAGCACGGAGGACCCTGTTGTGGTATTCCACACGTTTGCAGATTCGAGCATCAACCTCGAGACTCGGATGATGGTGCGGGAGATCCGGAGCCAGGCTCCGATTCGGCATGAGTTCATCAAGCGCCTTCACAAGCGCTATAACACGGAGGGCATCGAGATCCCGTATCCGATTAGGACTGTTGTCATGCAGCGTGAGGACTAG